In the genome of Labeo rohita strain BAU-BD-2019 chromosome 24, IGBB_LRoh.1.0, whole genome shotgun sequence, one region contains:
- the LOC127155369 gene encoding receptor activity-modifying protein 3 isoform X1, with amino-acid sequence MDPNLLKLFKLALIFAVNTLMTRGLSDTDSAELSFTQRPQLLQCNQTVLLLEMERCGERFSVDMSRVQPGDRCNLTHFIREYHVFSYCTEVNAERIGCFWPNPVVEHFIIGVHKHFFSNCSRGGEGYMDPPDDTLTLLILIPVFLTLAMVALVVWCSKRSDILA; translated from the exons ATGGATCCGAATCTTCTCAAACTCTTCAAACTTGCTCTGATTTTCG cagTGAACACGCTGATGACGAGAGGTTTATCAG ACACAGACAGCGCTGAACTGTCGTTCACCCAGCGGCCGCAGCTCCTGCAGTGCAATCAGACCGTCCTGCTGCTGGAGATGGAGAGATGCGGAGAACGATTCAGCGTCGACATGAGTCGTGTTCAGCCAGGCGACAGATGCAACCTCACGCACTTCATCAG AGAGTATCACGTGTTCTCCTACTGCACGGAGGTGAACGCCGAGCGCATCGGCTGCTTCTGGCCGAACCCGGTGGTGGAGCACTTCATCATCGGCGTCCACAAGCACTTCTTCTCCAACTGCAGCCGGGGGGGCGAGGGGTACATGGACCCGCCGGACGACACGCTCACCCTCCTCATCCTCATCCCCGTCTTCCTCACGCTGGCCATGGTGGCGCTGGTGGTCTGGTGCAGCAAACGGAGCGACATCCTGGCCTAG
- the LOC127155369 gene encoding receptor activity-modifying protein 3 isoform X2 — protein MDPNLLKLFKLALIFVNTLMTRGLSDTDSAELSFTQRPQLLQCNQTVLLLEMERCGERFSVDMSRVQPGDRCNLTHFIREYHVFSYCTEVNAERIGCFWPNPVVEHFIIGVHKHFFSNCSRGGEGYMDPPDDTLTLLILIPVFLTLAMVALVVWCSKRSDILA, from the exons ATGGATCCGAATCTTCTCAAACTCTTCAAACTTGCTCTGATTTTCG TGAACACGCTGATGACGAGAGGTTTATCAG ACACAGACAGCGCTGAACTGTCGTTCACCCAGCGGCCGCAGCTCCTGCAGTGCAATCAGACCGTCCTGCTGCTGGAGATGGAGAGATGCGGAGAACGATTCAGCGTCGACATGAGTCGTGTTCAGCCAGGCGACAGATGCAACCTCACGCACTTCATCAG AGAGTATCACGTGTTCTCCTACTGCACGGAGGTGAACGCCGAGCGCATCGGCTGCTTCTGGCCGAACCCGGTGGTGGAGCACTTCATCATCGGCGTCCACAAGCACTTCTTCTCCAACTGCAGCCGGGGGGGCGAGGGGTACATGGACCCGCCGGACGACACGCTCACCCTCCTCATCCTCATCCCCGTCTTCCTCACGCTGGCCATGGTGGCGCTGGTGGTCTGGTGCAGCAAACGGAGCGACATCCTGGCCTAG